Genomic segment of Chelmon rostratus isolate fCheRos1 chromosome 2, fCheRos1.pri, whole genome shotgun sequence:
TCCAGAAACCTGAACTTTAACTCCTCGTGTGGATTAGAAGCCTGAAACTACAAAGTGTcatgaatgagaagaaaaacaggagttAATTTGACTTTTAATAACTGTACAATGTGTTTGACTGAGATTGAAACAAAAAGACCACGTTGGTGGTTAAAGGGGACAGTGTTGGATACCTCTACAGGAGGGTGGTCATGGTTTTTTACATCAGGCCTTAAAGGACAGCTTCATACTCTTCCAATCTATCTTAATACAATCCTCACAAGCCCACATGCACTCTGTAATCACCCTCCTCTTCATACTGGCCACTAAGAGATCTCTTCTTTATGTCATTAGCATGTAAGTGATTAGGGACAAAATACAAAGTCCTCGTTCTCTGTAGAAGGCGCTCCGACGTTCAGCTGAAGCACGTTTACAGAGCAGGACGGAGCAGTTTGTCCTCAGTCTCTTACGCCAGGATCACATGAGACAGGGATGTCTTCAGGGCCTCTCTCTGAATGCACATGTGGGCGTGTCAGCGCTGTTTTAAGACAGAGCGTTTCAGAGTGATCAGCATCCACGTTCGCTCGTCCTCCTCCGCAGCATGTCGTGGAAACCAGGGGGAAGTCGGAGGAACACTCCGGGACGTTAAAGTCATTCTTCGTACGCGATGACTTTCCGAGAAGCATCCTGGCATTAAGAAGTGATCGGGCGGTGTCGGCAGAGGCTGGAGAGGGGGTCGATGTGGGCTTGTGAACCGTGGGCTGCACTCTGACCAACACACTTTGTGCATTTGAGCAGTTTCACTTTaattcagctgcttcagctcacTGCTTAATGACAGAAGAGTCACACTGGTGCCATTAAAATGAACCAATGGACGACCCGGGTTGGTGAATATAACCAGATGCCCCCCTTTTTAGCCGACGCACTGTGAAATGTATCATAAACGTAGGTAGAAAAACTGCTCCCATTGCTCGAATGTCCCCTTTAATCAGTGTGCAAACTGTTCGTTCCCCTTACTCTTGATTTAACAGTACAGCATAGGCCTCAGCTTTCTGTGCATTCACTAACATCTAGACTGCTGAATCAGGATTACCTCATCAGCGCACACCTCCGAAACCCATAAGACCAAGACAAACATGTCAGAcaaaatcctcctcctcctcctaagTCAAGTCCAAAGTTGTGTGGTTGTGTTGCATTAGCTTTGCTCCTCGTCACAGATCTGTCCGTGCTTTAGCGGCTGCGGGGGCGTACTTGGGCATGAGCTCTGTGATTTTGCGGATGAAGTCGGACTTTTCAGCGCAGCCTTTGCAGGACTCGCCCCACTCCTCCAGGATCTTCTTCAGGTCCTTCACTTTAAGCTTTTTCAGGTCCACTGTGGTCAGGTCCAGCTGCTTGTCTACatgagaaacacaagaaaagacacaaagtgaTGACCTCCACAGAGCTGTTTTTATTATGAGCAGGACCTGATTTGCTTGCACAAATTGCATGAGAAGAAAATGTATTCAAGATGTTTGTTTAACctcaagaacacacacagtgtgatctGGTGAGTGACACTGGGGGGTTTCTCATCACTGTGGTTCAGACTCAGCGCTTATGAATGCTGGCAGTCAAATTACGTAAGTAAACTGTCACCATTCAACTGCCAGCTCAGCTCctataaattcatttttattatcacCTTGCATCCATAACTGAGTTTGTAGAAACAACACTGCAGGGTTTAAGGCAGGGATCATGAGTCGCCCGCCGGCCTGTTCTAAAAATAGCTCAAATAGCACCACttaccagtttttttttcagttgctatTCTTGTTAAATCACGCTTACATGTAAACTGGAaattacaatatatatatatatatatatatatatatatataaactttaAAAACTCTGACCTAGTATAGTTCAAAGGTCAGCAGTGTGCGCATGAGCAAAACGTAGCGTTTGATGGAGATCATTTATGGTGGAAACAAGTTAGCGGGCGCAGCGAAAATTAGAAGatgactgaaaaaagaaagcaaacatatAATTTTCACGATGAAGAAGGCCTTTTCAGTTGCTAAAACTGTACTTGAAGATGAGAAATATGGAACCGATGTGATCGCCACTCTCTCCGATGTTCAACTGGTTCAATTAAACGGTAAGAAGAGTGTCGGCGATGTCCGGGAACTTGGCCGACCAGCTGGACCGTGATTTGGCGAGGTGCAGGTTTAGCATCCAGTGTGATGAGTCAGATTCATTTAAAAATTTGAAAGTTGAtctttgtattttacatgatttattatTCATACAAACATGGTGCAAAATAATTCACGATTTGTTTGTGGCTGGTGAAAATGGGATGTTGTGATTTCCTCAGACTGTTGTAGAAGTGATCGTTTGAAAAAGTTCAATTTGAAAAACTTGAAGAAAATCTAGAAATAAAGTGCTGCATATTGATATTTATCTGTTTCCTATCTTGTTAAATCATTGTTGATGTTTATTGTGAGAAATCATCAAcatgatcagtgtcttcacacagataaatatcgttaattattaataattacaTCTAGTTAAAGGTAAATTGAGCAAATtggttatttcagaagtgtgtagccctttgcattaaTCAGTAGCCAGGAAGTAGCCCTcggtttcaaaaaggttggtgtcTCCTGGTTTAAGGAATTCTTCATTTATCTCTGAACATcgacacacagacagtgaaaacatgcaCCGCTGAGGACACCCAGCTTTTCTTGTAATCCGCCCCGTCTGACTCAGGTGGAggcatgtgttgttgtttaggCTCCACTGAAAGCTCAACCCGGACAAGACGGAGCTCGTGCTCCTCCAGGTGAAAGGGTTCCCCCACAGAGGCCGGTCCATCAAACCTGCGAGCGACCCCGTCGTTCCCTGCCGACCGCTCCTCACCAGGGAGGCCAGGAGCTTGTCATCTCCCGCCTTAACTCCCTGCCGGAGCTCCAGCGTCTGTCATCAGACCTCTGCAGCTACTCCAAAACACTGCTGCCCTCCTGGTATTCCACCACGTTCACCACATCCTACAGCCTGCCCGACCACTGCTCCCCTCCCTCTGGGCGTTTAGCCGTCCCATCACTCAGAGGCCCTGTGCTCGCCCACCTCGGTCaaagcttttctctgttctggCGCCACATTGGTGCAATGAGCTCTCCACTGAAGTCTGGACAACACTCATCTTCTGCCACAGCCTTTTGGACTTCAGCTCAAAAAGACCCTGCTAGCACTTCTGTAATGAactaaaaacactgaagcatTTATACTGCAGACTGAAAGGGATGCACATGATATATATCTCTGCTACCACATGGTTTGAATGCACTCACTGTAAACTGCTTCAGATAAAAGCACCTGctgaatgaatgtaatgtcGTGCAGGTGTAACTCTGGATCTTATGGTCTGGACAGATGAAAATGTGGCTGTGCGTTTCAAACAGAAATCATTTTTTCCTTCTTACCGTATTTCAGCTCACAGATCTGACtgtccttcttcttcagcttctcaCAGATCTTCTCCACTGGGACGTGGTAGCTGAGAGGCTTGGACACCTCGTTGATTATCTTGGTGGCTGCATCATTCGTTGCTCCGATGTAGTAACACTAGAAACGTGAAATGAGGAGACAAGAATctgatttcactgttttacagGGTTAACCACGCATGAAGGGTCTCTCCTCGGTTTCAgttcccctctgctctccagacACCACCAGCAAAGAGCATGGACGCTTTGCAACAAGAGACTTGACCTGTAGTTCAGCTCATTTAGTCAGACTGGGAGGAAAAAGACCCAATGTTGCTCTTCAGAGCTGGTCTGGTTCATCCTGGCTTTTTACAAACAAACCAAGAGAAGTGAACATAACAAGAGACTCTTTCATTGGACAGTttttggtgatgtcatcatcctgcatcatcagcgCTGCATGAACCTTATTTACTGAAGCCGATCAGTAAAATGATCCTTTCTGACGTCACATAGAGCTCATGGAAAAATGCCCGATCGTGAGAATCCCTGGAAATCATGTTCCataaacagtgacaaacagaaacaggacaaaTAAAGAGGCATTTAGGTACTGTGTGGTCACCACGTTTCATTTGTGAACTGCTGATgtacataaaacaggaaacacactcgacacacacagactgctttTCACTGTCTAGGAAAAGACCTCAACTCATGTGCTGACGCAGACTGACTGACGGCTTTCACACCAGACACAACTGAACAGGTTAGGTGTGAAAGCACCAACTGAAACGAGAGAAGCGAAGCTGCACGGCGAGATTCTCATCTACATCCATCCAAACCATTTCCTGCTTCCCAACAATATAATAAcaggaacatgtttttttggttAAACATTTAGAACATCTTTGAAtgtatttatcattattattattatatcaagTATTGTATGTACAGTTTACTCTTAAAACACAAGAGTAAACTGTATGTGTAAACTGtttaataatcataataataagaattataatgatcattatcatcattactAATTACTTAAAATAATTGGCTTCTACATAAACAAGATATGACATATCAGGGCCAAACTTTTGTTTGATACACACATAATAAGTCCTTAATCTTGGCCTTGACATGATATTTTATGGCCACGAGCTgctatgctaacattagctactcCTGTCCAAGTGCAGCTGGTTCATGAGTGCTGAGTCTGAACCTTTAGGGGGGGAGAGAGCGTTCATTTTACATAGCTGACAAACATTCTTCCTCACAGCTCGGCTTCAGTTCTGCTCGAATCAGACGTCATGGAGACGGTGTGCAGACGGACGGGGGGGTGCCAGTAGCATGTCAGAGCCCACGGTAACTGCGCAGCGGTCCATCGCTACATACAAGCTACCAGTTGACACAAGTCTTACAAACACGTGGGTCAAATCATAAATTCTGACTATTAACCTGAATTTCCCCAGGTGGGGCTCAATAAAgcatatcttatcttatcttatcttatcttatcttatcttaaagaagCAAACAATCCTGCacaacaaaaattaaaaaaggaattTTACCTGTTGAAGGTATTTCTAATACCTGTAATACCTGCAGCATGAAAAATTAAcaccagcacagcagcagtggaggtaGCAAGGTGACAACTATCAGTCTCAACACATCCAAAGTCCAAAAGCACACGACTGAAGGACCAACTATCCTACACTGGAGTTTACTTACAAAGCGGTTTTCTTTGCCTTTAGCATCTTTGCAGCTCTTAATGATGGCCTTCTCGATGTCTGCGTTGTTGAAGTTTACGTTACTGTCCTTAAGTGACTGGTAAAACTTCCCGAGGaaggtcacacacactgaaacaaagaggCAAATACATATTAAACAACTGCACAGACGTTTATCTTAATATTGTGTGAAGTTTGCTGTGAGAGTTGGTTTTAAGTCTTTCTAAATCTACCTGGCTGGCTGAAAAAAGTTAGTTACATTAAGTTACACAGAAATGATCCAAAAGTAACAGCTGTTAGTATATattattctgttggcacatttcaattccatattttattgtttattgtttagtatattttattgccttagtatattttcattctggtatatttttaattgcttttacgaatatttttattgctgttggtttattttattttattgtagttatcttaattttattctttctagtcttcttatctttcttactatctgttcctaacataGGGGTTGCAAagaaaatttcattgacatactcaatgacaataaagaatcttgaatctgtTGATCCACTTCAGCCActaacaacagaaacaaacacatccacCCGAAGCCAGCTGTGGACAAGTACTGGGATGAGTGATGCTGTTAATCCTGCCCTGAATACAAACCTGG
This window contains:
- the manf gene encoding mesencephalic astrocyte-derived neurotrophic factor, translating into MLCLRGLSVALALALVPGPTEALKEGECEVCVTFLGKFYQSLKDSNVNFNNADIEKAIIKSCKDAKGKENRFCYYIGATNDAATKIINEVSKPLSYHVPVEKICEKLKKKDSQICELKYDKQLDLTTVDLKKLKVKDLKKILEEWGESCKGCAEKSDFIRKITELMPKYAPAAAKARTDL